CTGAGCCTAAGCTTATTACTGCATCATCATCGCTTATCCCAAACATTGAAAAACTTCTTACAGGGGGTGCTCTTGCCACACTCCCACCGGTATTGAGCTCAAGTGATATTGATATAGAAAGCAAGTTGCCAGAAACAGCCGATCAAGAAATGCACAATTTTTCAATAGTCGATCTTGGTTATGATGAAATGTGCACTCTTCTTTACACCTCAGGAACAACAGGCTCTCCCAAGGGTGTTATGCTTTCATCGCGAAATATTTTAACCAACACCATGCAAGGCTATGCTCGATTCATGCTCTGCGGACTTACCGATAAAGAGCGTTTTTTCTGTGTATTACCACTCTTTCACGTTTTTGCTCAAAACACTTGTCTATGGCTTCCTGTTATGACCGGATCAAGCGTTGTGATTGTACGCAAAATTGATCGTAAACTTATTCTTGAAGGTCTTGCAAAAAAGCCTACTGTATTTTTTGGGTTTCCCGCTTTATACGGCCTCCTCTGCCTTATGAAAAACGCACCCCTCGATTCAATTAAGCTGTTTGTTTCAGGAGCAGATATGCTGCCCGATAAAATTAGAGCAGCCTTTGCGATCATTTATGGTAGAAGAATTTGTTCAGGTTATGGCCTGTCTGAAGCATCTCCGGTTGTTGGTGTAAATCAACAAAATACCAGTTTGGCTACAAATATCATCGGCAAACCTGTAGCAGGGCTTACATGTGATATTCGGGATGAAGAGGGCGTATCGGTAAAACAAGGAAATATTGGTACACTCTGGATTAAGGGTGAAAACGTTATGATGGGTTACTATAAATCTCCAGAATCTACAAATCTTGTTTTACGTGATGGTTGGCTTAATACCGGAGATTTAGCATCCATTGATGAATGTGGAAATCTCGCAATTACCGGTAGAATTAAAGATGTAATCATTCATAAAGGGTTTAATATTTATCCTGCTGAAATTGAAAACATCCTCCTCATGCACCCTATTGTTTTTAAAGCGGCTGTTATCGGGCATGAAGAAGAGGCTTCAGGACAAGTTCCTGTTGCTTATGTTGCGGTAAAAAACCGCACACCAGATCTTGAAAAAGCACTTCGCGATTTATGCAACAATAATCTGGCATCGTATAAAATCCCACGTAAATTTATTTGTCTTGATGACCTTCCAATGAATGCAACCGGTAAAGTAGACAAGAAGCAACTCAGAATATAGGAGTTTAGTTATGTCCATTTTGACCGAAATTATATTATTTTTTACGGCACTTACCTTTTCAGCGCTATTCGCATTTCTTGAAACAGCGTTTACCGCACTTCGACTTTTTAAGCTTAAAGAGTTACAACTCAGTGTAGCCAAATACAAAAGTTTATTTGCGTCATGGGAAAAAAATCCCCAACGTATCTTAATTACTATCTTGATTGCTAATAATTTCGCACATGTGCTCACGTCCGTTCTGATTTCAGAAATTATGCAGCACTTGTTTGGAAACATCGGTCTTGCATTTGGTGTTGCTCTGGCAACGATTATGATTTTAATTTTTGGTGAAATCATTCCAAAAAGCTTTGCTAAAACGCATCATGAGCGACTATTTGCCTCATTTTTATGGCTTATCAATATCTTGTATCATGTTTTCTATCCAGTCGTCTCATTTCTCTTGCACATTGCTGATGCAGTTTGTTCACGTATTGGTGGACCACATATCTTAGAAAAACATGATGATGTTTCAGAGAAAGAGATTGAATTCCTTATTGATTACAGCGATGAAAAAGGACTTATGGAAACAGAGAAAACTGAAATGTTGCAAAACATTTTTAGTTTGGGGCAAACACATGTCAAAGAGATTATGAGTCCAAAAACCGAAATTATCGCGTTAAGTACCA
The Candidatus Dependentiae bacterium genome window above contains:
- a CDS encoding HlyC/CorC family transporter, encoding MSILTEIILFFTALTFSALFAFLETAFTALRLFKLKELQLSVAKYKSLFASWEKNPQRILITILIANNFAHVLTSVLISEIMQHLFGNIGLAFGVALATIMILIFGEIIPKSFAKTHHERLFASFLWLINILYHVFYPVVSFLLHIADAVCSRIGGPHILEKHDDVSEKEIEFLIDYSDEKGLMETEKTEMLQNIFSLGQTHVKEIMSPKTEIIALSTRATFEQAIQEFNQSHHSRLPVYDGSEDNIVGIVHQKDIFEILLKNQSIDLIKLVRPVLFVPESQKINQLLSEFLKKRMHMAIVIDEYGSVAGLVTLEDIVEEIIGDITDEHEVVDASIVPLEKGGWLIDGGTDLEDLEDEFSITFNAEDSVTLAGWLTESLQHLPRKGERVFYEGFCFQVQQASPKRVLQVLVFESKDDLGNHTEEE
- a CDS encoding acyl--CoA ligase, which codes for MGTFQNIKALFFETTSPVDDAFYFEQIKKRFNIDPNGLYAGRILHEAYKLYPENDALIDKDRSLKYKEFFYRSICLSKKFQAMNVTKGDRVLLFFENSVELYIAYFAAWQVGAVVVPVNIFLHEKELVYIIQDSEPKLITASSSLIPNIEKLLTGGALATLPPVLSSSDIDIESKLPETADQEMHNFSIVDLGYDEMCTLLYTSGTTGSPKGVMLSSRNILTNTMQGYARFMLCGLTDKERFFCVLPLFHVFAQNTCLWLPVMTGSSVVIVRKIDRKLILEGLAKKPTVFFGFPALYGLLCLMKNAPLDSIKLFVSGADMLPDKIRAAFAIIYGRRICSGYGLSEASPVVGVNQQNTSLATNIIGKPVAGLTCDIRDEEGVSVKQGNIGTLWIKGENVMMGYYKSPESTNLVLRDGWLNTGDLASIDECGNLAITGRIKDVIIHKGFNIYPAEIENILLMHPIVFKAAVIGHEEEASGQVPVAYVAVKNRTPDLEKALRDLCNNNLASYKIPRKFICLDDLPMNATGKVDKKQLRI